One Fuerstiella marisgermanici DNA window includes the following coding sequences:
- a CDS encoding GNAT family N-acetyltransferase: protein MNSTDNKSFSSATSSDVTANIRLRNIEPNDLPLLYEFQLDPEANQLALTHPRSGEAFDEHWEGILCDSSVIVRAIEAGDILAGCISCFKCDGVDSIGYWIGKEFWGRGVATQALNLLLLEVPIRPLHARVAVSNVASIRVLEKCGFREIRRESSPATERYVECEEVVLKLRSTASRIS from the coding sequence ATGAATTCTACGGACAACAAGAGCTTCTCTTCGGCGACAAGCAGTGACGTAACGGCGAACATTCGGCTACGGAACATTGAACCCAACGACCTTCCGCTTCTCTACGAGTTTCAACTCGACCCAGAAGCAAATCAGTTGGCACTTACTCATCCCCGAAGTGGAGAAGCGTTCGACGAACATTGGGAGGGAATCCTTTGTGATTCAAGTGTGATCGTCAGGGCGATTGAAGCGGGAGATATTCTCGCCGGATGTATTTCTTGCTTCAAATGTGATGGTGTTGATTCAATCGGCTATTGGATTGGCAAAGAGTTCTGGGGACGAGGAGTTGCGACTCAAGCCTTGAATCTGCTGTTATTGGAAGTTCCGATTCGCCCTCTTCATGCTCGTGTTGCAGTGAGTAATGTCGCTTCAATTCGAGTGCTCGAGAAGTGTGGATTTCGAGAAATTCGGCGAGAGTCGTCGCCAGCCACAGAGAGATACGTGGAATGCGAGGAAGTGGTCTTGAAATTGCGAAGCACTGCCTCACGAATCTCGTGA
- a CDS encoding SIR2 family protein: protein MRQIPKELIAALNSGQCIAVIGSGPSNELRFPSWKTLAEETVALAKEASGDKFEEDLFARLFEKDDYPKIFKYAETLLDRNVILTHIQKRLDGHEALLRGSSQKGSAYSCLTSWPLKFYLTTNWDSEIIRHLEFDTEFCSVLSNSKPELTQLSVGMTKQIVHLHGTLDDGDSVVLTDDDYQCFKTEDSHRYFRETLVSLFRTFPILIVGHSMRDPDIQTILESAKKIAPSKRTIFMIAADVQKEDIDEYLSKYNIHIIPYSGNRNHRELQTLLKGIERFVIPRRQIAHLPLDPITEDEIDFASSLLFSNSLYDKSTDATILRRLIRPQILRTLDRSPTGCDEEEIRKKLIPNTLQALPTTASALPEILESLSESGLLSLDGESWKLTDDGKSELGNTKIQAKLQDEEVVSTLIAHLTANGFSTEDVSRVKTSLVSSIADVFRRRGVAAASFIFRDQAFEPVDMAELFEAITRSMSWIESFEARQTVVDFAIDLFTKPTEAQRSFLARLSQGFFAVHIFGSAQFASQPRTDLLSQSSWLLDSNVLIYLFAVGSPISRLSQEICNKSKQLGITLTTTEALIEESLKGLSWATDMCEGLTAEEEMEFMLQVFNGATYRQNPYIEGFVGLSRKQTLRRFSEYRRFLSLDTLDKAVKRVQEVGVEIVSVEDDVSDDAELSISEVAKKIEEERARRGTGRGGEKQAFVEAEVLCLLAEERGGKVSDFEGLAPAYFVSSSQLLDQMYGGEYGVLTWKPEMLFRHLSLLCPDSKDDATIVEAMATEYSELGISLIDEDAFRSYFEPLISTSRLSYQREKASFISAVEGEAKRSVEELDEEFQSVSDLAKPLFVSQMFWREQTSEKTQLRRELKRALERKEALDTKLKKEEADWEEKRKKTIEHYENRIRNLTDPKRRRHVERKSKNRQKRRRK, encoded by the coding sequence ATGCGGCAAATACCCAAAGAACTCATCGCTGCCTTGAATTCGGGACAGTGCATTGCAGTCATTGGCTCCGGCCCCTCCAATGAACTGAGATTTCCGTCGTGGAAGACGCTCGCTGAAGAGACTGTGGCTCTCGCCAAAGAAGCTTCGGGAGATAAATTCGAGGAAGACTTATTCGCCCGACTTTTTGAGAAAGACGATTACCCAAAGATATTCAAGTACGCAGAAACGTTGCTTGACCGTAATGTAATCCTGACACACATACAGAAGCGACTCGACGGTCATGAAGCGTTGCTCAGGGGGTCGTCGCAGAAAGGGAGTGCGTACTCGTGTCTGACTTCGTGGCCCTTAAAGTTCTACCTCACGACAAATTGGGATTCGGAGATCATTCGCCATCTTGAATTTGATACAGAATTCTGTTCGGTGCTATCGAACTCGAAGCCCGAATTGACTCAACTATCCGTTGGAATGACAAAACAGATCGTCCACCTACATGGAACGCTCGACGACGGCGATTCTGTAGTTTTGACAGATGACGACTATCAGTGTTTCAAAACCGAAGACTCGCACAGATATTTTCGGGAAACACTGGTCTCGCTGTTTCGAACATTTCCCATTCTTATTGTCGGCCACAGTATGCGAGACCCGGACATCCAGACGATATTGGAGTCCGCTAAAAAGATTGCTCCTTCGAAGAGAACAATTTTCATGATCGCAGCAGATGTCCAAAAAGAGGACATTGACGAATACTTGAGCAAGTACAACATACACATCATCCCGTACAGCGGAAACAGAAACCACAGGGAATTGCAGACACTCTTGAAGGGCATAGAACGGTTTGTAATCCCTCGTCGCCAGATTGCACACCTCCCCCTTGACCCAATTACGGAAGACGAAATTGACTTTGCCAGTTCGCTGCTTTTCTCAAATTCTCTTTATGACAAATCAACCGACGCAACGATCTTGCGGCGTCTTATTCGTCCTCAGATCCTCCGCACCTTGGATCGTTCCCCCACAGGTTGCGACGAAGAAGAAATTCGCAAGAAGCTGATTCCAAATACGCTTCAGGCGCTACCCACCACGGCATCTGCACTTCCAGAGATACTTGAATCTTTGTCCGAGAGCGGATTGCTTTCGCTCGATGGAGAGTCGTGGAAGCTGACCGACGATGGCAAATCGGAATTGGGCAACACAAAAATACAAGCGAAGCTGCAAGATGAGGAGGTTGTCAGCACGCTAATTGCACATCTGACAGCAAACGGTTTTTCGACCGAAGACGTCAGTCGAGTGAAAACTTCACTTGTTTCATCTATTGCAGATGTCTTCCGACGACGAGGAGTTGCCGCAGCATCATTCATTTTCAGAGATCAGGCTTTTGAACCAGTCGACATGGCCGAGTTGTTTGAGGCCATTACTCGTTCCATGAGTTGGATTGAGTCTTTCGAAGCCCGTCAAACCGTTGTCGATTTCGCAATAGATCTGTTTACCAAGCCCACGGAAGCCCAGCGATCATTCTTGGCCCGCCTTTCTCAGGGGTTCTTTGCAGTACACATCTTCGGTTCAGCGCAGTTTGCGTCACAACCCCGAACAGACCTGCTTAGTCAGTCAAGTTGGCTGCTCGACTCGAACGTGCTGATCTATTTGTTTGCAGTAGGGTCACCGATCAGCAGATTGTCTCAGGAAATCTGCAACAAGTCCAAACAGCTTGGGATAACTCTGACGACAACAGAGGCTTTAATAGAGGAGTCGCTCAAAGGTCTTAGCTGGGCGACGGACATGTGCGAAGGATTAACTGCTGAAGAGGAAATGGAATTCATGCTCCAAGTCTTCAATGGCGCAACTTACCGGCAAAATCCCTACATAGAGGGATTTGTTGGACTTTCACGAAAACAAACGCTGCGTCGGTTTAGCGAATATCGTCGTTTCCTCTCCCTCGACACGCTTGATAAAGCCGTGAAGCGTGTTCAGGAAGTCGGTGTGGAGATTGTAAGTGTTGAGGACGACGTATCTGATGACGCCGAGTTGTCCATATCGGAAGTCGCTAAGAAAATCGAGGAAGAACGTGCTCGAAGGGGCACAGGTCGAGGTGGCGAAAAGCAAGCATTCGTCGAGGCTGAGGTGCTGTGCCTACTTGCAGAGGAACGAGGAGGCAAGGTCAGTGATTTCGAAGGTCTTGCCCCAGCGTATTTTGTCAGCAGCAGTCAACTTCTCGATCAGATGTACGGAGGTGAATATGGCGTACTCACTTGGAAGCCAGAGATGCTTTTTCGTCATCTGTCGTTGCTGTGCCCCGACAGTAAAGATGACGCTACCATTGTTGAGGCGATGGCGACCGAATACTCTGAATTGGGTATCTCACTTATTGATGAAGACGCATTTCGCTCGTATTTTGAGCCGTTAATCAGCACCAGTAGACTGTCTTATCAAAGAGAAAAAGCTTCCTTCATTTCTGCCGTCGAAGGAGAAGCGAAGAGGTCAGTCGAAGAATTGGATGAAGAATTCCAGTCTGTGTCAGACTTGGCGAAGCCACTGTTCGTGTCTCAGATGTTCTGGCGAGAGCAGACTAGCGAGAAGACTCAACTAAGAAGGGAACTCAAACGAGCGTTAGAGCGGAAGGAAGCTTTGGACACAAAACTCAAGAAAGAAGAAGCAGATTGGGAGGAAAAGAGGAAAAAGACAATTGAGCACTATGAGAATCGAATCCGAAATCTCACAGACCCAAAGCGAAGACGCCATGTCGAAAGAAAGTCAAAAAACAGACAGAAGCGTAGACGCAAATGA
- a CDS encoding IS66 family transposase codes for MDTDVSQIIAVEVKQLVLSLQREVAELRDENRRLRDRIEELEGKNPTERLDEAFSVTAEERRRAETGRRKGRKKQSSARRGRRTTEQKADNAERRELILPEGYNVAECRFVRERFVWRVINGQAVQVVYEIYHGPNGEKSEIPGVWPRSEFGIEVHIALARIVTITGLSIDKTCALIEFFWNLPLGKSQADALLNQLARRWEQEFESLCDLMAFSAIVHADETSWSINSVWAFLSEKARVLIFGCRKDGDTLAQILSKELFGGVLVSDDAAVYRGFSHAQKCWAHLLRKAIRLTLLKPDNEEYQRLLDGLLEIFYAAKRHAADGRLGDAGRAAKVDELDNTLAALLVRYCAEDSDVRAADFGKDFDNLVSELIRLMTEEELFCFVTSPAAPATNNEAERSLRGAAMDRRTGRTSKTSKGARRRSILTSVLESLNLHLKTPTLSSVVAEVMTWQQDGFSLFDRLKLEVGLTSAPPGQSRLSKLVPAN; via the coding sequence ATGGACACGGATGTCAGTCAGATCATCGCTGTGGAAGTGAAGCAGCTTGTGCTTAGCCTGCAGCGTGAGGTTGCGGAGCTGCGGGACGAGAACCGGCGGCTGCGTGATCGGATTGAAGAGCTCGAAGGTAAGAACCCCACAGAGCGACTCGACGAGGCGTTTTCGGTGACGGCGGAAGAGAGACGCCGCGCTGAAACGGGCCGCCGAAAAGGTCGCAAAAAACAATCCTCGGCGCGTCGCGGTCGTCGCACAACCGAGCAGAAAGCGGACAACGCCGAACGACGCGAACTCATTCTGCCGGAAGGTTACAACGTCGCAGAGTGCCGTTTCGTTCGGGAACGTTTCGTCTGGAGAGTGATCAACGGCCAAGCCGTGCAGGTCGTCTATGAAATCTATCACGGCCCCAACGGCGAGAAATCCGAAATTCCGGGCGTGTGGCCGCGGTCCGAATTCGGCATTGAAGTTCATATCGCGCTGGCTCGCATTGTGACCATCACGGGACTGTCGATCGACAAGACGTGTGCATTGATTGAATTCTTCTGGAATCTGCCGCTCGGCAAATCCCAGGCGGACGCTCTGTTGAATCAACTGGCACGGCGTTGGGAACAGGAATTCGAATCTCTGTGTGACCTGATGGCGTTCAGTGCGATTGTGCATGCAGACGAAACCAGTTGGAGTATCAACAGCGTGTGGGCTTTTTTGTCGGAGAAGGCGCGCGTGCTGATCTTCGGATGCCGCAAAGACGGCGACACACTGGCTCAGATCCTGTCGAAAGAGTTGTTTGGAGGCGTGCTTGTTTCGGACGATGCGGCCGTGTACCGAGGTTTCAGTCACGCACAGAAATGCTGGGCTCACCTGCTGCGGAAGGCCATCCGTCTGACGCTGCTGAAGCCGGACAACGAAGAGTACCAGCGACTGCTCGACGGCCTGCTGGAAATTTTCTACGCGGCCAAACGCCACGCCGCCGATGGTCGTCTTGGCGATGCCGGTCGTGCGGCGAAGGTCGATGAACTTGATAACACGCTGGCGGCTCTGCTGGTGCGTTACTGCGCCGAGGATTCCGATGTTCGGGCGGCCGACTTCGGCAAGGATTTTGACAACCTGGTCTCAGAACTGATTCGGCTGATGACGGAAGAGGAGTTGTTTTGTTTTGTGACAAGCCCGGCCGCGCCAGCAACGAACAACGAAGCGGAACGCAGTCTTCGCGGCGCGGCCATGGACCGTCGCACAGGTCGAACGAGCAAAACATCGAAGGGAGCCCGTCGCCGCAGCATTCTTACAAGCGTCCTGGAATCGCTGAATCTCCATCTGAAAACACCAACGCTCAGTTCCGTGGTGGCCGAGGTCATGACGTGGCAGCAGGATGGATTCAGTCTGTTTGATCGACTGAAACTTGAAGTCGGCCTGACCTCCGCGCCGCCCGGTCAGTCGCGACTGTCCAAACTCGTCCCCGCCAACTGA
- a CDS encoding helix-turn-helix domain-containing protein — MATVGERIKERRDELDWTQDDLATKANISKSFLSDLENGKRNVGADKLLDIARALSLSLDYLMTGKDAKKKATREPEKEVQIPKALAEFAGDEGISFRQAIALLEMQNQIIAHRSSTKKGHLDKVDWQKFYEAVKEFL; from the coding sequence ATGGCAACAGTCGGTGAACGCATTAAAGAACGACGTGACGAGCTTGATTGGACTCAAGATGATTTGGCGACCAAAGCCAACATCAGCAAGAGTTTCCTGTCAGACCTCGAGAACGGCAAACGCAATGTAGGAGCAGACAAGCTCCTCGATATCGCCCGTGCGCTGAGTTTGTCGCTGGACTACTTGATGACGGGCAAAGACGCCAAGAAGAAAGCGACTAGAGAACCAGAGAAAGAGGTCCAGATACCGAAAGCTCTGGCCGAGTTTGCAGGCGACGAAGGGATCAGTTTTCGACAAGCGATCGCTCTTCTAGAGATGCAAAATCAGATCATTGCGCACCGAAGCAGTACAAAGAAAGGCCATCTGGACAAGGTCGATTGGCAGAAGTTCTATGAGGCGGTGAAGGAATTCCTATGA
- a CDS encoding ISAs1 family transposase — MPLSTSFVDHFSDVTDPRRGEPVYPLQNILFIAVCAVISGADDFVAIAKFGRTKRDWFAKYLDLSAGIPSHDRFNAILALIRPAEFEKCLLNWITSLQKISDGQIIAIDGKTLRRSYDKASGKSAIHMVSAWATANHISLGQVVVDAKSNEITAIPKLLELIEVSGALVTIDAMGCQTEIASKIVDAEADYCLAAKGNQPTLHAGLVAFFADHLEDDFARCPVRRFETKENTGGREDLRQYLICRAPEDLPDAHRWKNLKAIGIAINNTLRDGKMCIGIRYYILSRYVSGRRFAEAVRSHWGVENNLHWQLDVTFQEDQSRIRKGHADMNFSILRRTALSLLKNESTARVGIKNKRLNAAWDETYLAKVLFGK; from the coding sequence ATGCCTTTGTCCACCAGTTTTGTCGATCATTTCTCTGATGTTACGGATCCAAGGCGCGGTGAGCCGGTCTATCCGCTTCAAAATATTCTGTTCATTGCAGTCTGTGCTGTGATCAGTGGCGCGGATGATTTTGTCGCGATTGCGAAGTTTGGCAGAACGAAACGAGATTGGTTTGCGAAGTATCTCGATCTGTCCGCAGGGATTCCGTCGCACGATCGTTTCAACGCCATCCTCGCTCTGATTCGTCCTGCAGAATTTGAAAAGTGCTTACTGAATTGGATCACTTCTCTGCAGAAAATCAGTGACGGACAAATCATCGCGATCGATGGTAAGACACTCCGTCGCAGCTATGACAAAGCCAGTGGCAAGTCGGCCATCCACATGGTCAGTGCATGGGCCACAGCCAATCATATCAGTCTCGGGCAAGTCGTCGTCGATGCGAAGAGTAATGAGATTACGGCGATTCCCAAACTGCTGGAATTGATCGAGGTTTCCGGTGCTTTAGTGACGATTGACGCCATGGGTTGCCAAACGGAAATCGCGTCGAAGATTGTCGACGCAGAGGCGGACTATTGTCTTGCCGCGAAAGGCAATCAGCCCACGCTACACGCAGGTCTTGTCGCGTTCTTCGCCGACCATTTGGAAGATGACTTTGCACGCTGTCCGGTGCGACGATTTGAAACGAAAGAAAACACCGGCGGCCGCGAAGATTTGCGACAGTATCTGATCTGTCGTGCGCCGGAGGATCTTCCGGACGCACATCGCTGGAAGAACCTGAAGGCGATCGGGATCGCGATCAACAACACTCTCCGCGACGGCAAAATGTGCATCGGCATCCGCTATTACATTTTAAGCCGTTATGTCTCCGGCCGTCGTTTCGCCGAAGCTGTGCGGAGCCATTGGGGTGTCGAGAACAATTTGCATTGGCAACTGGACGTCACTTTCCAGGAAGATCAATCGAGGATCCGTAAAGGCCACGCAGACATGAACTTCAGCATCCTTCGCCGCACGGCGTTGAGTCTCCTGAAAAACGAATCCACAGCCAGGGTGGGGATCAAAAACAAAAGACTCAACGCTGCCTGGGATGAGACATACCTCGCGAAAGTCCTGTTCGGCAAATGA
- a CDS encoding SEC-C metal-binding domain-containing protein, which yields MCWHKANPDRWNQEQAIASQLLDNFEAEITSSETAIIRGSFDVCSENGHLYESVKLRIEYPAAFPLRNQPPSVYLESHRDRWKNSGDSHIEGDWRLCLFVPGESGIEFADASSLNDLFAVIQTFLFKQHIFQKRLAKSFLTGEGAKWLGEDRSHGEEGIREAIRAKGGVGRNESCPCGSGKKYKHCHLRKFQR from the coding sequence ATGTGTTGGCACAAGGCCAATCCTGACCGATGGAATCAGGAACAAGCAATCGCATCGCAACTGCTTGACAATTTTGAAGCCGAAATCACCTCAAGCGAAACGGCGATCATCCGGGGCTCGTTTGATGTCTGCTCCGAGAACGGGCACCTCTACGAGTCGGTGAAGTTGCGCATCGAGTATCCAGCTGCGTTTCCACTCAGGAACCAACCGCCCTCGGTCTATCTGGAGAGCCATCGGGATCGTTGGAAGAACTCTGGAGATAGCCACATCGAAGGCGATTGGCGGCTTTGCCTGTTCGTTCCCGGCGAATCAGGAATCGAATTTGCTGATGCTTCATCGCTCAATGATTTGTTTGCGGTCATTCAGACATTCCTGTTCAAGCAACACATCTTTCAGAAGCGATTGGCGAAGTCATTCCTGACGGGTGAAGGTGCCAAGTGGCTGGGCGAAGACCGCTCGCATGGTGAAGAGGGAATTCGAGAAGCGATTCGGGCAAAGGGTGGCGTCGGCAGAAACGAATCGTGCCCCTGCGGTAGCGGAAAGAAGTACAAGCATTGTCACTTACGAAAGTTCCAACGTTGA
- a CDS encoding TIR domain-containing protein, which produces MKMIERFEGDEGKRRLIGELRNQTIAFGSDNLASALAEVAELKELKIGDVLIEQGDEDTEVHFVIAGSFAIKANGRQVAERHAGTHVGEMALIDTKSARSATVVASTKSVVATVSEPDFSNAANDHPDLWRRISVELCDRLRNRNRLIRPPNEVPNVFICSSSENLIYAEAIQLGLEHHASDVTVWKDQVFGASKQTMEDLERELHLADFGIAILMDEDVVQARNESKAAPRDNVVFELGLLMGQLGGLRDIG; this is translated from the coding sequence ATGAAAATGATAGAGCGATTTGAAGGTGATGAAGGTAAGCGGCGTTTGATTGGAGAGCTACGCAATCAGACGATTGCATTTGGAAGTGATAACCTAGCGTCGGCACTGGCGGAGGTTGCTGAACTCAAAGAACTGAAAATAGGAGATGTGCTTATCGAGCAAGGTGATGAGGACACGGAAGTCCATTTCGTCATTGCTGGTAGCTTCGCAATCAAAGCGAACGGTCGCCAAGTTGCTGAGCGACACGCTGGCACACACGTCGGTGAAATGGCTTTGATTGACACAAAGTCCGCTCGGTCGGCGACGGTTGTTGCATCAACTAAGTCGGTCGTTGCGACTGTTTCTGAGCCAGACTTCAGCAATGCGGCAAACGATCACCCTGATCTGTGGCGTCGAATCTCCGTGGAGCTTTGTGATCGCTTGCGAAATCGAAATCGCCTGATTCGACCCCCGAATGAAGTACCGAACGTCTTCATCTGTTCGTCGAGTGAGAACCTGATTTACGCAGAGGCTATCCAGTTGGGGTTAGAGCATCATGCGAGCGATGTGACGGTATGGAAAGACCAAGTTTTCGGTGCTTCAAAGCAAACCATGGAAGACCTAGAGCGAGAACTTCACTTGGCCGACTTTGGAATTGCGATTTTGATGGACGAGGATGTTGTTCAGGCGAGAAACGAGAGTAAGGCGGCACCTCGGGACAATGTGGTTTTTGAACTTGGGTTGCTCATGGGTCAGCTAGGCGGATTGCGCGACATTGGATAA
- a CDS encoding adenylate/guanylate cyclase domain-containing protein has product MAWNEKRSKERVKKNDFSDLDLNVKDLARSMDFTKLGKKDVRRAEGVHLYVDVPNFHRAVDDAGNDKQKQRKLVRASSVLRRIQGSLMSDDDVGDIQRQTVRAHGLVFKPYNGKDEPKDAERAKQAVIHAITQNTYVLDVFNSVFSDVRDFSSAAGLASGTSYVCNIGKNGKRELISLGTCANLSAKIIGGRDSITITAEMYDVLPKCLQDEFVKDKEVSDVQTYRATGIRWGRNSDLADELGVDWDEGKWKKETKKHRDNLPLDKITISEATTLIDLTKLTERNCKRTEAVTFYADLDGFTRYVQEAETDEKVISLIRQFHMIRSEFHSVVESDYDGLPLQHRGDCILGIMHLPSGAGKHKGRCNDAVDMAIGLQSSMEHVLNDHLTDREEIHVAIGMDVGKVIVSRLGKQGERITICFGPEVTEAERLQVISKAEQIRIASDIFDELDDEDVTEEFTKRGSAFVATNLTRPKLDEKKEEKAAEAGSLGACVNEGLVRVTTKATAPAARPWHDSKPWRSE; this is encoded by the coding sequence ATGGCTTGGAACGAAAAACGCTCGAAAGAGCGAGTTAAGAAGAACGACTTCAGCGATCTGGACCTGAACGTTAAGGACTTAGCCCGGTCAATGGACTTCACGAAACTCGGAAAAAAGGACGTTCGACGGGCTGAGGGCGTTCACCTGTATGTGGACGTACCTAATTTCCACCGGGCAGTGGACGATGCTGGTAACGACAAGCAGAAACAGCGAAAGCTCGTCCGAGCGTCCAGCGTACTTCGGCGAATCCAAGGGAGCTTGATGAGCGATGACGACGTTGGTGACATTCAGCGACAAACCGTTAGAGCACATGGTTTGGTGTTCAAACCGTACAACGGGAAAGATGAGCCAAAAGACGCTGAGCGAGCGAAGCAAGCTGTTATTCACGCTATCACCCAGAACACATACGTGTTGGACGTGTTCAATAGTGTCTTTAGCGACGTTCGAGACTTCAGTAGCGCTGCTGGGCTCGCCAGCGGAACGAGCTACGTTTGCAACATCGGCAAGAATGGGAAACGAGAACTCATTTCGCTTGGCACTTGCGCCAACCTTTCAGCAAAGATCATCGGCGGTAGGGATTCGATCACCATCACCGCCGAGATGTATGACGTGCTGCCGAAATGCCTTCAAGATGAATTTGTGAAGGACAAAGAGGTCTCTGATGTGCAAACCTATCGTGCAACAGGGATTCGCTGGGGTCGCAACAGCGACTTGGCAGATGAGCTTGGGGTTGATTGGGACGAGGGGAAGTGGAAGAAGGAAACCAAGAAGCATCGAGACAATCTTCCGCTCGACAAGATCACGATTTCCGAAGCAACAACACTGATTGATTTAACAAAGCTGACGGAGCGGAACTGCAAGCGGACAGAAGCAGTAACGTTCTATGCTGACCTCGATGGTTTCACTCGCTATGTGCAAGAGGCTGAGACAGACGAAAAAGTCATCAGCCTCATCCGCCAGTTCCACATGATCCGGTCAGAGTTCCACTCCGTAGTGGAATCTGACTACGACGGACTCCCGTTGCAGCATCGTGGTGATTGCATCCTTGGCATCATGCACCTGCCCTCCGGTGCAGGGAAACACAAAGGACGCTGCAATGATGCAGTGGATATGGCCATCGGCCTCCAGTCATCAATGGAGCACGTCTTAAACGATCATCTGACAGATCGTGAGGAGATCCATGTTGCCATTGGCATGGACGTGGGAAAGGTGATTGTGTCAAGGCTTGGCAAGCAAGGTGAACGGATCACGATCTGTTTCGGCCCAGAAGTTACTGAGGCTGAGCGACTTCAAGTAATTTCCAAAGCAGAGCAAATTCGCATAGCAAGTGACATTTTTGACGAACTAGACGACGAAGATGTCACCGAGGAATTTACTAAACGTGGATCGGCATTCGTTGCCACCAATTTGACTCGCCCCAAACTCGACGAGAAGAAGGAAGAGAAAGCAGCGGAGGCTGGAAGCCTTGGTGCGTGCGTGAACGAAGGGCTTGTCCGAGTGACAACAAAGGCGACCGCCCCAGCGGCTCGACCATGGCACGACAGCAAGCCTTGGAGGTCGGAGTAA